Proteins encoded by one window of Blautia faecicola:
- a CDS encoding 2-isopropylmalate synthase gives MMNYKKYVRQYFMPPVKCMKWAEKEYVEKAPIWCSVDLRDGNQALVIPMSLEQKIEFFKLLVKIGFKEIEVGFPAASETEYEFLRALIEQNLIPEDVTIQVLTQAREHIIRKTFEAVKGAPRAIIHVYNSTSLSQREQVFRKSKEEIKKIAVDGAALLKKLADETDGNFLFEYSPESFTGTEPEYALEVCNAVLDVWKPTAEQKAIINLPVTVEHSMPHVYASQIEYMCDNLNYRENVIVSLHPHNDRGCGVADSELGLLAGADRIEGTLFGNGERTGNVDIITLAMNMYAQGVDPELDFSDMPDICEKYEKFTGMNVDPRSPYSGSLVFAAFSGSHQDAIAKGMHWIEEKDPDHWTVPYLPIDPRDVGRSYDANVIRINSQSGKGGVGYILETKYGLNLPPKMREAMGYAAKAVSDHTHKELHPDEIFELFKETFENVKKPLDIQKVHFQQNGHITTQVTSSFEGRVITTEANGNGRLDAVSNALKKAYDMQYTLVSYTEHALEMSTSSKAIAYVGIQKPDGSLSWGAGVDSDIIRASIDALVTAINNR, from the coding sequence ATGATGAATTACAAAAAGTATGTAAGACAGTATTTTATGCCACCGGTAAAATGCATGAAATGGGCAGAGAAAGAGTATGTAGAGAAAGCTCCGATCTGGTGCAGCGTGGATCTGCGTGACGGTAACCAGGCACTGGTAATCCCGATGAGTCTGGAGCAGAAAATCGAGTTCTTCAAACTTCTGGTAAAGATCGGATTTAAGGAAATTGAAGTAGGTTTCCCGGCAGCATCCGAGACCGAGTATGAATTCTTAAGAGCACTGATCGAACAGAACCTGATTCCGGAAGATGTAACGATTCAGGTACTGACACAGGCAAGAGAACATATTATCCGTAAAACTTTTGAAGCGGTAAAAGGTGCACCGAGAGCCATCATTCATGTATACAATTCCACCTCTCTGAGCCAGAGAGAGCAGGTATTCCGCAAATCAAAAGAAGAGATCAAAAAGATCGCTGTAGACGGAGCCGCACTGTTAAAGAAACTGGCTGATGAGACAGACGGAAACTTCCTGTTCGAGTACAGCCCGGAAAGTTTCACCGGAACAGAACCGGAATATGCACTGGAAGTATGTAACGCCGTTCTGGATGTATGGAAACCAACCGCAGAGCAGAAAGCAATCATCAACCTGCCGGTAACCGTAGAACATTCCATGCCGCACGTATATGCAAGCCAGATCGAGTACATGTGCGACAATCTGAATTACAGAGAAAATGTTATCGTATCTCTGCATCCGCACAACGACCGTGGATGTGGTGTGGCAGACTCTGAACTTGGACTTCTTGCCGGTGCAGACCGTATCGAAGGAACACTGTTCGGAAACGGTGAGCGTACCGGTAACGTAGATATCATCACACTGGCTATGAATATGTATGCACAGGGTGTAGATCCGGAACTGGACTTCTCCGATATGCCTGATATCTGCGAAAAATATGAAAAATTCACCGGTATGAACGTAGACCCGAGAAGCCCGTACAGCGGTTCTCTGGTATTTGCCGCATTCTCCGGTTCCCATCAGGATGCAATCGCAAAAGGAATGCACTGGATCGAAGAAAAAGACCCGGATCACTGGACTGTTCCGTATCTGCCGATCGATCCGAGAGATGTCGGAAGAAGCTACGATGCAAATGTTATCCGTATCAACAGCCAGTCCGGTAAAGGTGGCGTAGGCTATATTCTGGAAACAAAATACGGTCTGAACCTGCCGCCGAAGATGCGTGAAGCAATGGGATACGCAGCAAAAGCAGTATCTGATCATACTCATAAAGAACTTCATCCGGATGAGATCTTCGAACTGTTCAAAGAGACTTTCGAAAATGTCAAGAAACCGCTGGATATCCAGAAAGTACATTTCCAGCAGAATGGACACATTACCACACAGGTTACTTCTTCCTTCGAGGGTCGTGTGATCACAACCGAAGCAAATGGTAACGGACGTCTGGATGCGGTAAGCAACGCACTGAAAAAAGCATACGACATGCAGTACACACTGGTTTCCTATACCGAGCATGCACTGGAGATGAGCACAAGCTCCAAAGCAATCGCATACGTAGGTATCCAGAAACCGGACGGATCCCTTTCCTGGGGCGCTGGCGTCGACAGCGACATCATCCGCGCTTCCATCGATGCCTTAGTTACCGCTATTAATAACCGATAA
- the leuD gene encoding 3-isopropylmalate dehydratase small subunit — protein MKAEGRVFKYGDNVDTDVIIPARYLNSSDPAELATHCMEDIDKEFVNKVQKGDIIVANKNFGCGSSREHAPIAIKAAGVSCVIAETFARIFYRNSINIGLPIIECPEAVKGIDAGDEVEIDFDSGMIYNKTKGTEFKGQAFPEFMQRLINAGGLVNYINANTEK, from the coding sequence ATGAAGGCAGAAGGAAGAGTATTTAAATATGGTGACAACGTAGATACAGACGTAATCATTCCTGCACGTTATCTGAATTCCTCGGATCCGGCGGAACTGGCTACTCACTGTATGGAAGATATTGACAAAGAATTTGTCAACAAAGTACAGAAAGGTGACATCATCGTTGCCAACAAGAATTTCGGATGTGGTTCTTCCAGAGAGCATGCTCCGATCGCGATCAAAGCAGCAGGTGTAAGTTGTGTGATCGCAGAGACATTTGCACGTATCTTCTACAGAAACTCCATCAACATCGGACTCCCGATCATCGAATGCCCGGAAGCAGTAAAAGGAATCGATGCAGGGGATGAAGTAGAGATCGACTTCGACAGCGGTATGATCTATAACAAGACAAAAGGAACCGAGTTCAAAGGTCAGGCATTCCCGGAATTCATGCAGAGACTGATCAATGCCGGCGGATTGGTAAATTACATCAACGCAAATACAGAAAAATAA
- the leuC gene encoding 3-isopropylmalate dehydratase large subunit, with protein MGMTMTQKILAAAAGLDKVEAGQLIEAELDLVLGNDITSPVAIHEMDKMTVDTVFNKDKVALVMDHFIPNKDIKSAQHCKCVREFACKHDITNYFDVGEMGIEHALLPEKGLTVAGDVIIGADSHTCTYGALGAFSTGVGSTDMAAGMATGKAWFKVPSAIKFNIVGKPAKWVSGKDVILHIIGMIGVDGALYKSMEFTGEGIKNLSMDDRFTIANMAIEAGGKNGIFPVDDVAMAYMKEHSKREWKVFEADEDAVYDEEYTIDLSTLRPTIAFPHLPENTKTIDEITEDVKIDQVVIGSCTNGRIDDLRIAAEILADHKVKKGIRCIVIPATQKIYLRAMEEGLLKIFIEAGAVVSTPTCGPCLGGYMGILAENEHCVSTTNRNFVGRMGHVDSEIYLASPAVAAASAVTGKISSPEELGL; from the coding sequence ATGGGAATGACGATGACACAGAAGATTCTGGCAGCGGCAGCAGGTCTTGATAAAGTAGAGGCCGGACAGCTGATCGAGGCAGAACTGGATCTGGTACTGGGTAATGATATTACATCACCGGTAGCGATTCATGAGATGGATAAAATGACGGTAGATACCGTATTTAATAAAGATAAAGTAGCTCTGGTCATGGATCACTTTATCCCGAACAAAGATATCAAATCCGCACAGCACTGCAAGTGCGTAAGAGAATTCGCCTGTAAACACGACATCACCAATTACTTTGACGTAGGAGAGATGGGTATTGAACATGCACTTCTTCCGGAAAAAGGTCTGACAGTAGCAGGTGATGTCATTATCGGAGCAGACTCTCATACCTGTACATACGGCGCACTGGGTGCTTTTTCCACCGGTGTGGGAAGTACGGATATGGCAGCCGGTATGGCAACCGGAAAAGCATGGTTTAAAGTACCGTCCGCGATCAAATTCAATATCGTTGGAAAACCTGCAAAATGGGTAAGCGGTAAAGATGTGATCCTGCACATCATCGGTATGATCGGTGTGGATGGTGCCCTGTACAAATCCATGGAATTCACAGGTGAAGGTATCAAGAACCTGTCTATGGATGATCGTTTTACAATCGCAAATATGGCAATCGAGGCCGGTGGAAAGAACGGTATCTTCCCGGTTGATGATGTTGCTATGGCATATATGAAAGAACACTCCAAACGGGAATGGAAAGTATTTGAGGCAGACGAGGATGCTGTATACGATGAAGAATACACCATCGATTTGAGCACTCTGCGCCCGACCATTGCTTTCCCGCATCTGCCGGAAAATACAAAAACCATCGACGAGATCACAGAAGATGTGAAGATCGATCAGGTAGTTATCGGTTCCTGTACCAACGGACGTATCGATGACCTGCGTATCGCAGCTGAGATCCTGGCAGATCACAAAGTGAAAAAAGGTATCCGTTGTATCGTGATCCCTGCAACACAGAAGATTTATCTGCGGGCAATGGAAGAAGGTCTGTTAAAGATCTTTATCGAAGCAGGCGCTGTTGTAAGTACTCCGACCTGTGGACCGTGTCTGGGTGGTTATATGGGTATCCTGGCAGAAAATGAACACTGCGTATCCACAACCAACCGTAACTTCGTAGGACGTATGGGACATGTGGATTCTGAGATCTATCTGGCAAGCCCGGCTGTTGCAGCAGCAAGTGCGGTTACCGGTAAGATTTCTTCACCGGAAGAATTAGGTTTATAG